A region of Allocoleopsis franciscana PCC 7113 DNA encodes the following proteins:
- the fbp gene encoding class 1 fructose-bisphosphatase has translation MADVDQPVAQERTLDRDCTTLSRHVLQQLQSFSAEAQDLSALMTRIALAAKLISRRLSRAGLVEGVLGVTGTVNVQGESVKKMDIYANDVFISVFKQSGLVCRLASEEMEKPYYIPENCPIGRYTLLYDPIDGSSNIDINLNIGSIFSIRKQEGDDLNGEAEDLLQNGQKQIAAGYILYGPSTMLVYSIGTGVHSFTLDPSLGEFILSKENMQVPDHGPIYSVNEGNFWQWDESIRDYIRYVHRHEGYTARYSGALVGDFHRILSQGGVFLYPGTLKKPEGKLRLLYETAPLAFLMEQAGGRASTGTQNLMEVVPKALHQRTPLIIGSKEDVALVESFIQERARDSEEAAMASKPG, from the coding sequence ATGGCAGATGTAGATCAGCCTGTAGCTCAGGAACGGACTCTGGATCGTGATTGTACAACGCTATCGCGTCACGTTTTACAGCAACTGCAAAGTTTCTCAGCAGAGGCGCAAGACCTCAGTGCGCTCATGACTCGCATTGCCTTAGCAGCCAAGCTGATTTCTCGACGCCTGAGCCGCGCTGGTTTAGTTGAGGGAGTCTTAGGCGTGACGGGTACTGTCAACGTGCAGGGAGAGTCTGTCAAAAAGATGGATATCTATGCCAATGACGTGTTTATCTCGGTGTTTAAGCAAAGCGGTCTCGTCTGTCGCTTAGCCTCCGAGGAAATGGAAAAACCCTACTATATCCCAGAAAACTGCCCCATTGGACGTTATACCTTACTGTATGACCCAATTGATGGCTCCTCAAATATAGACATCAACTTAAATATTGGTTCAATTTTTTCGATTCGCAAGCAAGAAGGCGACGACTTAAACGGCGAAGCCGAAGATTTGCTGCAAAACGGTCAAAAACAAATCGCTGCCGGTTACATTCTCTATGGGCCGAGTACGATGCTGGTGTACTCTATCGGTACGGGAGTTCATTCTTTTACCCTTGACCCCAGCTTAGGCGAGTTTATCCTTTCTAAGGAAAACATGCAGGTGCCAGACCATGGACCGATTTATAGCGTCAATGAAGGAAACTTCTGGCAGTGGGACGAATCCATTCGGGACTATATTCGCTACGTGCATCGCCATGAAGGATATACCGCTCGCTACAGTGGGGCTTTAGTCGGAGATTTTCATCGGATTTTGTCTCAGGGGGGTGTCTTTCTCTATCCCGGTACGTTGAAGAAGCCGGAAGGAAAGTTGCGTCTACTTTATGAAACCGCTCCCCTTGCGTTTTTGATGGAGCAAGCGGGTGGCAGAGCCAGTACGGGAACCCAAAATCTGATGGAGGTGGTGCCCAAGGCGTTGCATCAAAGAACACCCTTGATTATTGGGAGTAAAGAAGATGTAGCCCTTGTCGAATCTTTTATTCAAGAGAGAGCGCGGGACTCAGAAGAAGCGGCAATGGCTTCTAAACCCGGTTAA
- a CDS encoding Npun_F5749 family FMN-dependent PPOX-type flavoprotein, protein MTAPWRSLLARALHKNRSLPDARYFQLATVRLDGLPANRTVVFRGFLDDTNQLKIITDSRSQKAEQINQNSWGEACWYFPKTREQFRLAGELTLVGVEHPNRLFQQARQTTWQDLSDAARLQFAWPHPGEPRVENGGAFSPPPPPLEQPLPNFCLLLLDPIQVDHLELRGEPQNRVFYQKNSFHDWSTQAVNP, encoded by the coding sequence ATGACAGCTCCCTGGCGATCGCTTCTCGCTCGTGCCCTCCACAAAAATCGTAGCCTGCCTGATGCGCGTTACTTCCAACTGGCTACCGTTCGTCTCGATGGACTCCCTGCGAATCGCACGGTTGTGTTTCGGGGGTTTTTAGACGATACTAACCAACTCAAAATCATTACCGATTCCCGTAGCCAGAAAGCCGAGCAAATTAATCAGAACTCTTGGGGAGAAGCGTGCTGGTACTTTCCCAAAACTCGTGAGCAATTCCGTTTGGCGGGTGAATTAACTCTGGTTGGAGTTGAGCATCCTAACCGATTGTTCCAACAAGCACGTCAGACCACTTGGCAAGACCTTTCTGATGCGGCTCGTTTACAATTTGCGTGGCCTCATCCGGGTGAACCCAGAGTTGAAAACGGCGGTGCTTTTTCGCCACCGCCGCCACCCTTAGAGCAACCATTACCCAATTTTTGTCTGTTACTGCTAGACCCGATACAGGTCGATCACCTAGAGTTGCGAGGCGAACCCCAAAACCGGGTCTTTTATCAAAAAAACAGCTTTCATGACTGGTCAACGCAAGCCGTCAATCCTTAA
- a CDS encoding RNA recognition motif domain-containing protein, with protein MTIYVGNLSYQATEEDLRTVFADYGTVKRVVLPTDRETGRMRGFAFVEMTEETQEDSAISELDGAEWMGRQLRVNKARPKEDNRSSEGGARRSNNRF; from the coding sequence ATGACCATTTACGTCGGAAACCTGTCTTACCAAGCCACCGAAGAAGACTTGAGAACAGTATTTGCCGATTACGGCACCGTCAAGCGAGTGGTGTTACCTACAGACCGTGAAACGGGTCGAATGCGTGGCTTTGCCTTTGTTGAAATGACAGAAGAAACCCAAGAAGATTCCGCCATCTCCGAATTGGATGGTGCCGAGTGGATGGGACGTCAATTGAGAGTCAATAAAGCAAGACCGAAAGAAGATAATCGCAGTAGTGAGGGTGGAGCAAGGCGCAGTAATAATCGATTCTAA
- a CDS encoding ATP-dependent 6-phosphofructokinase, translated as MGEHKRIGILTSGGDCAGLNAVIRAVTHRAVGTYGWDVMGIYRATQGLMSRPVQAIELDLDKVDSILTKGGTMLGTTNKGNPFAFPMPDGTFHDCSEDIIEGYRQLGLDALIGIGGDGSLAILRKIAQQGNLNFVAIPKTIDNDVGITERSIGFDTAVNIATEALDRLHFTAASHDRVMILEVMGRDAGHIAISAGIAGGADVILIPEIPYTLDNVCRKIQEHQAQGRNFSLVVVSEAVCTEQGETVTWSDRFGECRLGGIGQYLADRLSTCTGAETRVTVLGHTQRGGIPSPLDRLIASAFGVAAVDLIADEKYDHMVTWQQRQVVYVPIQEALGHYQAVDPQGTLVKTARGLQICLGD; from the coding sequence ATGGGAGAACATAAACGCATTGGAATTCTCACCAGTGGTGGCGATTGTGCTGGGCTGAATGCGGTGATTCGAGCGGTAACTCATCGAGCTGTAGGGACTTATGGCTGGGATGTAATGGGTATCTATCGAGCAACTCAGGGGTTGATGAGTCGTCCTGTGCAAGCGATCGAGCTGGATCTTGACAAGGTTGATAGCATTCTGACCAAGGGTGGCACCATGCTGGGTACGACGAATAAAGGTAACCCCTTTGCTTTCCCGATGCCGGATGGGACGTTCCACGACTGCTCGGAAGACATCATCGAAGGGTACCGCCAACTGGGGTTGGATGCTCTGATTGGGATTGGGGGAGATGGAAGCTTAGCCATTCTTCGCAAAATTGCTCAGCAAGGTAATCTCAACTTTGTGGCCATTCCTAAAACAATTGATAATGACGTTGGGATCACTGAGCGTTCGATTGGGTTTGATACGGCGGTGAATATTGCGACTGAAGCGCTAGATCGCTTACACTTTACGGCCGCCAGTCACGACCGGGTCATGATTTTGGAAGTGATGGGTCGCGATGCGGGTCACATTGCGATCTCAGCAGGCATTGCAGGGGGTGCTGATGTCATCCTGATCCCAGAAATTCCTTACACCCTGGATAACGTCTGCCGCAAGATTCAAGAGCATCAGGCACAGGGGCGGAATTTCTCTTTAGTGGTGGTTTCAGAGGCGGTTTGTACAGAACAAGGTGAAACGGTCACCTGGAGCGATCGCTTCGGCGAATGTCGCTTAGGTGGCATTGGTCAATACTTAGCTGACCGCCTTTCGACTTGTACAGGTGCTGAGACACGCGTCACAGTTTTGGGGCATACTCAGCGGGGTGGTATCCCTTCCCCCCTTGACCGCTTAATTGCCTCTGCCTTTGGCGTGGCAGCGGTTGATTTAATTGCCGATGAAAAATATGACCACATGGTCACTTGGCAACAGCGTCAGGTGGTGTATGTGCCGATTCAAGAGGCTCTGGGTCACTATCAAGCCGTAGATCCCCAAGGCACTCTAGTCAAAACCGCTAGAGGGCTACAGATTTGCCTCGGAGATTAG
- the rimM gene encoding ribosome maturation factor RimM (Essential for efficient processing of 16S rRNA), protein MANDDWLEIGTIVAPQGLNGELRVYPNSDFPERFEEPGKRFLKRSGETEPQPIELLSGRYVPGKDLYLVKLAGVENRDQAEALRDSVLLVPASDRPELGEDEYHVMDLIDLEVFNQLTSELVGVVVDVIPAGNSLLEVKLHEQPEPEPAKPEAAPPTRTSKIRKLKRKKEKKPVTVLIPFVKAIAPVVDLQRGRIEITPPPGLLEVNENIAE, encoded by the coding sequence ATGGCTAATGACGACTGGCTAGAAATTGGCACCATTGTTGCCCCCCAAGGTCTAAACGGGGAGTTGCGTGTCTATCCGAATTCTGATTTTCCGGAACGGTTTGAAGAACCCGGAAAGCGGTTTCTCAAGCGCTCAGGTGAGACTGAACCTCAACCGATAGAATTGCTCAGTGGACGTTATGTTCCCGGTAAAGACTTATACCTCGTGAAGCTAGCCGGGGTTGAAAATCGCGACCAGGCAGAGGCATTGCGCGATTCTGTACTCTTGGTACCAGCCAGCGATCGCCCAGAACTAGGGGAAGATGAATATCATGTAATGGACTTGATCGATCTGGAAGTTTTTAATCAACTGACCAGCGAATTAGTCGGTGTTGTCGTGGATGTGATTCCTGCGGGGAACAGTCTTTTGGAGGTTAAGCTACACGAGCAACCCGAACCCGAACCCGCCAAACCCGAAGCAGCACCTCCCACCCGAACCAGTAAAATCCGTAAGCTCAAGCGTAAGAAAGAAAAGAAGCCAGTAACAGTTTTGATTCCCTTTGTCAAAGCGATCGCGCCTGTCGTCGATCTCCAGAGGGGTCGGATTGAAATTACACCACCTCCTGGTTTGTTAGAAGTTAATGAAAATATCGCTGAGTAA
- the tal gene encoding transaldolase yields the protein MTATANNPIFQIEQNYGQSIWMDNLSRSIIQSGELKQLIEERGIVGITSNPAIFEKAIVGNAIYDADIEAGIRAQKSVLEIYESLVFDDIRNACDIFKPVYESSNKLDGYVSIEVPPTMADDTQSTINEARRYYEQIGRENVMIKIPGTKMGLPAVEQVISEGINVNVTLLFSVDSYVETAWSYIRGLEKRVAEGKDISNIASVASFFLSRIDINIDGRIDAKLAEGVDRIEKKAELEAVKGKVAIANAKIAYQKYKEIIQSDRWKALAEKGAKVQRLLWASTSTKNPEYSDVMYVDELIGPDTVNTLPPNTIEACADHCSPANRVEADVDKAYHLMESLKEPDIDINIDEVMEELLLDGIDKFVKPFESLMASLEDKVQKLATV from the coding sequence ATGACAGCAACAGCCAACAATCCCATCTTCCAAATTGAACAAAATTACGGTCAGAGTATCTGGATGGATAATCTGAGCCGCTCAATTATCCAGTCCGGCGAACTCAAGCAGCTAATTGAGGAGCGAGGGATTGTCGGAATTACCTCCAACCCCGCCATCTTTGAAAAAGCGATCGTGGGGAATGCCATATACGATGCCGATATTGAAGCCGGTATCCGTGCCCAGAAATCGGTGTTGGAAATTTATGAGTCTCTCGTGTTTGATGACATCCGGAATGCCTGCGATATCTTCAAACCCGTTTATGAGTCGTCCAATAAACTGGATGGTTACGTGAGTATCGAAGTTCCACCCACCATGGCGGACGATACCCAAAGCACGATTAATGAAGCCCGACGCTATTATGAGCAAATTGGTCGGGAAAACGTAATGATCAAGATTCCTGGCACGAAGATGGGCTTGCCTGCGGTTGAGCAAGTGATCAGCGAAGGAATCAATGTTAATGTTACCTTGCTGTTCTCCGTAGACAGCTATGTTGAGACGGCTTGGTCTTACATCCGAGGCTTGGAAAAGCGGGTTGCCGAGGGCAAGGACATCAGCAACATTGCCTCTGTGGCGAGTTTCTTCTTGAGTCGGATTGATATCAATATTGATGGACGGATTGACGCTAAACTCGCTGAAGGCGTGGATCGGATCGAGAAGAAAGCCGAGTTGGAAGCCGTGAAAGGCAAAGTGGCGATCGCTAATGCCAAAATTGCCTACCAGAAATACAAAGAAATTATCCAGAGCGATCGCTGGAAAGCTTTAGCCGAAAAAGGAGCAAAAGTCCAGCGGCTGCTGTGGGCGAGCACTAGCACCAAGAACCCCGAATACAGCGATGTGATGTATGTCGATGAGCTGATCGGCCCTGATACCGTCAATACCTTACCACCCAACACCATTGAAGCCTGTGCCGATCACTGTTCTCCAGCCAATCGCGTTGAGGCCGATGTTGACAAAGCCTACCACTTAATGGAAAGTCTCAAGGAACCCGATATCGATATCAATATCGACGAGGTCATGGAGGAACTTTTATTAGATGGAATTGACAAATTTGTCAAGCCTTTTGAGTCCTTAATGGCATCCTTAGAGGACAAAGTCCAGAAGTTGGCAACTGTGTAA
- a CDS encoding L,D-transpeptidase, with amino-acid sequence MRVKFPEQRVIFLCLSAALLATSVQRQAAASSVLADNSTINQPPSENLSPFAEPEMPPVGEPSLYLPSPETEPTSTIDNTSLVIKLSQRRVYVYQDDNLKGSYPIAVGKAGWETPTGRYQVIDMRRHPAWEHPWNGKVIPPGRDNPLGVRWIGFWTDGRNFIGFHGTPDESLVGQAVSHGCIRMRNQDVLALYALVKIGTPVTVEP; translated from the coding sequence ATGAGGGTTAAATTCCCTGAACAACGCGTCATATTCCTTTGTTTAAGTGCAGCCCTTTTGGCAACCAGTGTTCAGCGGCAAGCCGCCGCTTCCAGCGTTCTAGCCGACAACAGTACAATCAACCAACCCCCCTCTGAAAACCTCTCCCCTTTTGCAGAACCTGAGATGCCCCCTGTGGGAGAGCCTTCTCTGTATCTTCCCTCACCAGAAACCGAGCCAACCAGTACGATTGACAACACGTCTTTAGTGATTAAATTAAGTCAGCGTCGGGTCTATGTTTATCAAGACGATAATTTGAAAGGGAGTTATCCGATCGCAGTCGGTAAGGCGGGATGGGAAACCCCTACAGGACGTTATCAAGTCATCGATATGCGACGCCACCCCGCTTGGGAGCATCCCTGGAATGGTAAAGTCATCCCTCCAGGGAGAGATAATCCCTTAGGAGTGAGATGGATTGGTTTTTGGACGGATGGACGTAACTTTATTGGATTTCATGGCACCCCTGACGAGTCGTTAGTGGGACAAGCGGTTTCTCACGGCTGTATCCGGATGCGTAATCAAGATGTCCTTGCCTTGTACGCGCTGGTAAAGATTGGTACACCGGTTACGGTGGAGCCTTGA
- the cysE gene encoding serine O-acetyltransferase: MLSALLADFRIIFERDPAARNWLEVLFCYPGLQALLFHRICHGLYALGIPLIPRVISQFCRFLTGIEIHPGATIGKGVFIDHGMGVVIGETAIVGDYSLIYQGVTLGGTGKECGKRHPTLGENVVVGAGSKVLGNIQIGHNVRIGAGSVVLRDVPADCTVVGVPGRIIYRAGVRVDPLEHGNLPDSEATVIRTLVDRIEALEQQLQELQEQVNPLSSMPVLVHAGSSTFELPTPPVTATVAQSCNLKDKAIQEFFDGSGI; this comes from the coding sequence GTGCTATCTGCGCTTCTTGCTGACTTCCGAATCATCTTTGAGCGTGACCCAGCAGCCCGTAATTGGCTGGAGGTTTTGTTCTGCTATCCGGGTCTTCAGGCACTGCTGTTCCACCGCATTTGCCACGGGTTATATGCTTTAGGAATTCCCTTAATTCCCAGGGTTATTTCTCAGTTCTGCCGCTTTTTGACTGGCATTGAAATTCATCCTGGTGCCACGATTGGCAAAGGGGTCTTCATCGATCACGGCATGGGTGTAGTGATTGGAGAAACCGCTATTGTCGGAGACTACAGCCTGATTTACCAAGGGGTTACTCTGGGGGGTACAGGTAAAGAGTGTGGTAAGCGGCATCCTACTTTGGGAGAAAATGTCGTAGTTGGTGCGGGTTCCAAAGTTTTGGGTAACATCCAAATCGGTCACAATGTCCGCATTGGAGCCGGTTCAGTGGTGTTGCGAGATGTGCCGGCCGATTGTACGGTTGTGGGTGTTCCGGGTCGGATTATTTATCGCGCCGGTGTTCGAGTCGATCCCTTAGAACATGGCAACCTGCCTGATTCAGAGGCCACTGTAATTCGCACTTTAGTAGACCGAATTGAGGCTCTAGAGCAACAATTACAAGAATTACAAGAGCAAGTCAATCCACTCTCTTCCATGCCCGTCTTAGTTCATGCTGGGTCTTCAACTTTTGAATTGCCCACTCCCCCAGTAACTGCAACTGTTGCCCAGTCTTGCAACCTCAAGGACAAAGCGATTCAGGAGTTTTTTGATGGGTCTGGGATTTGA
- a CDS encoding lytic transglycosylase domain-containing protein: MLKGRINKIPVAVGAGLLLFALLGSSILAVKMTGLLDQWTGNGQTQSQFKLTPKQEKSEVLPLVSLPPQARASKLEAIASGSKSLDQQRARYLLASDLIEQKQGEKALKWLEGLDTEYSVLASQISVKRAQAYELMGDKAKAEAAWNAILTNHPTQPVAAEALYALGESNPEYWNQAIAKFPSHPSTHEIIRQRLSKNPKQSALLLVLAKSNPEGQGMGAIRERLVNEFAAQLKPEDWEAIAFGYWETMEYERAAQAYAKAPRTPLTAYRVGRGYQLRGKRIEAKAAYQQLLRDFPDAKETGLGLRRLASLSKSDEAMQYLDLAIKKFPDEAAEALLTKANILEAKGSATSASDARKSVLTQYKTSDAAAEYRWKIAKTMAAARKYKEAWQWAQPITTNNPDSPLAPEAAFWVGRWAAQMGRPKDATAAFEHVLAHYPESFYAWRSAHSLGWNVGDFTTVRDLKPEIVSPQVRPTPPTGSAALKELYQLGQNQSAWTLWQAEFKNRLKPTVAEQFTDGLINLGIGRHQIGINKIWYLSLRDTPEERSQWKDLRQEPAYWQALFPLPFLESIISWSGQRQLNPFLVAGLIRQESRFEPKIRSVAGAKGLMQVMPGTGTWIAEKIQLKDYNLENPDDNIKLGTWYLDHTHQEYSNNSLLAVASYNAGPGNVSKWISKYGFNDPDAFIEMIPFGETKGYVESVFANYWNYLRIYNPEIAQSLAKYSPAQSVVSRQ, translated from the coding sequence ATGCTAAAGGGACGAATCAACAAAATTCCTGTGGCGGTAGGGGCTGGATTACTACTATTCGCCCTACTAGGCTCATCAATTTTAGCCGTAAAAATGACCGGTCTACTCGATCAATGGACTGGAAATGGACAAACTCAAAGTCAATTCAAACTCACTCCAAAACAGGAAAAATCAGAAGTTTTGCCACTGGTGTCGTTGCCACCTCAAGCAAGAGCCTCAAAACTAGAAGCAATTGCCTCTGGGTCAAAATCTCTCGACCAGCAACGTGCCCGTTATCTGTTAGCCTCGGATTTGATTGAGCAAAAACAGGGGGAAAAGGCGCTCAAATGGCTGGAAGGGCTGGATACAGAATATTCCGTATTGGCATCCCAGATCAGCGTAAAACGCGCCCAAGCTTATGAACTGATGGGGGATAAAGCAAAAGCCGAAGCCGCTTGGAATGCTATCCTGACCAACCATCCGACTCAGCCAGTCGCAGCCGAAGCCTTGTATGCCTTAGGTGAATCCAATCCGGAGTACTGGAATCAGGCGATCGCCAAATTCCCCTCTCATCCCAGCACCCACGAAATTATTCGCCAACGGTTGAGTAAGAACCCTAAGCAATCGGCGTTGCTCTTAGTCTTAGCCAAATCTAACCCTGAAGGCCAAGGGATGGGGGCAATTCGTGAGCGCTTAGTCAACGAGTTTGCAGCTCAACTCAAGCCAGAAGACTGGGAAGCGATCGCTTTTGGCTATTGGGAAACGATGGAGTATGAAAGAGCAGCTCAAGCCTATGCCAAAGCGCCCCGTACCCCCCTCACTGCCTATCGGGTGGGTCGCGGGTATCAATTGAGGGGAAAAAGGATAGAGGCTAAAGCCGCCTATCAACAGCTACTCAGGGACTTCCCGGATGCCAAGGAAACCGGACTGGGATTACGGCGTCTCGCCAGTCTCTCCAAATCCGACGAGGCGATGCAATATCTCGATTTGGCAATTAAAAAGTTTCCAGATGAAGCCGCTGAGGCATTGCTCACTAAAGCCAATATTCTAGAGGCGAAGGGAAGTGCCACCTCCGCCAGCGACGCCCGTAAGTCGGTGTTGACCCAATATAAAACCTCAGATGCGGCAGCGGAGTATCGCTGGAAAATTGCCAAAACCATGGCAGCGGCGAGAAAGTATAAAGAAGCATGGCAATGGGCACAACCGATCACCACTAACAATCCCGATAGTCCACTGGCTCCGGAAGCGGCGTTTTGGGTCGGTCGGTGGGCGGCTCAAATGGGGCGTCCAAAAGATGCGACAGCCGCCTTTGAGCATGTGTTGGCTCACTATCCCGAATCATTTTATGCATGGCGGTCGGCTCATTCATTGGGCTGGAATGTGGGAGACTTTACCACCGTGCGAGACTTGAAACCGGAGATTGTGTCCCCACAAGTACGGCCTACGCCCCCCACTGGTTCGGCAGCCTTAAAAGAACTGTATCAATTGGGACAGAATCAGAGTGCTTGGACACTGTGGCAAGCCGAATTTAAGAATCGGCTCAAACCAACCGTTGCTGAGCAATTTACGGATGGTTTGATCAACTTAGGCATCGGCCGGCACCAAATTGGGATTAATAAAATTTGGTATCTCAGCCTACGAGATACTCCAGAAGAGCGATCGCAATGGAAAGATCTACGCCAAGAACCCGCTTACTGGCAGGCTCTGTTTCCCCTACCTTTCCTAGAATCCATTATTAGCTGGTCTGGACAGCGTCAACTCAATCCCTTCCTGGTGGCAGGTTTAATTCGACAAGAGTCTCGATTTGAACCGAAAATTCGCTCGGTTGCGGGCGCTAAAGGATTGATGCAGGTGATGCCAGGAACCGGCACTTGGATTGCCGAAAAAATCCAGCTCAAGGACTACAATCTGGAAAATCCGGATGACAACATTAAACTCGGCACCTGGTATCTCGACCACACCCACCAAGAGTACAGTAATAACTCCTTATTAGCGGTTGCTAGTTACAATGCTGGCCCTGGCAACGTGTCTAAATGGATTAGCAAATATGGGTTCAATGACCCGGATGCGTTTATTGAAATGATTCCATTTGGGGAAACGAAGGGTTATGTAGAATCCGTTTTTGCTAATTATTGGAATTATTTGCGAATCTACAATCCGGAGATTGCTCAGTCGTTAGCCAAATATTCTCCTGCTCAATCTGTTGTTTCCCGCCAGTAA
- a CDS encoding leucyl aminopeptidase, translating into MEIRATDTPRIEWTGDALAVGLLEEATTLTGDLAQLDEKLGGTLQELIEETEFKGSAGSTAVTRVGVGSSIRKIILVGLGKPDTLSLNSLRRAAAAIARTAKQQKIKTLGISLPVVNEDQAATTQAITEGIVLALHQDNRFKSEPEDKGAKLEQVELLGLGNQETAINRAHGICSGVILARELVAAPANIVTPISLAETAEAIASQYGLSLEVLEWEDCEKLGMGAFLGVAQASEMPPKFIHLTYKPEGTAKRKLAIVGKGLTFDSGGLNIKGAGSGIETMKMDMGGAAATLGAAKAIGHLKPDVEVHFISAATENMISGTAMHPGDILTASNGKTIEVNNTDAEGRLTLADALVFAEKLGVDAIVDLATLTGACIVALGNDIGGIWATDDTVASQLKAAAEAAGEKFWQMPMEEKYFEGLKSPIADMKNTGPRAGGSITAALFLKQFVKETPWAHLDVAGPVWADKEDGCNNAGATGYPVRTLVNWVLTDA; encoded by the coding sequence ATGGAAATTCGAGCAACGGATACACCCCGCATAGAGTGGACTGGCGATGCACTAGCTGTTGGTTTATTGGAAGAGGCTACGACGCTCACTGGCGATTTAGCCCAACTGGATGAGAAGCTTGGCGGTACGCTCCAGGAACTCATTGAAGAAACAGAATTTAAAGGAAGCGCTGGCAGCACTGCTGTAACGCGCGTGGGTGTCGGTAGCTCAATTCGTAAAATTATACTGGTGGGGCTGGGTAAACCAGACACCCTAAGCTTAAATAGCTTGCGCCGTGCGGCGGCAGCGATCGCACGCACCGCCAAACAGCAAAAAATCAAAACCTTGGGCATTAGTTTGCCCGTGGTCAATGAAGACCAAGCAGCAACCACACAAGCGATTACTGAAGGTATTGTACTCGCCCTGCACCAGGATAATCGCTTTAAATCTGAACCGGAAGACAAAGGAGCCAAATTAGAACAGGTTGAGTTGCTGGGACTGGGCAATCAAGAAACGGCCATTAACCGTGCTCATGGGATTTGTTCGGGTGTGATTTTGGCACGGGAATTAGTGGCGGCACCGGCGAATATAGTGACGCCAATTAGTTTAGCGGAAACCGCAGAGGCGATCGCATCCCAATACGGTCTTTCCCTGGAAGTGTTAGAATGGGAAGATTGTGAGAAGTTGGGGATGGGTGCTTTCTTAGGTGTCGCCCAAGCGTCAGAAATGCCCCCAAAGTTTATTCATCTCACCTACAAGCCAGAAGGGACAGCCAAGCGTAAACTCGCCATTGTCGGGAAGGGACTTACCTTTGACTCCGGTGGCTTGAACATCAAAGGTGCAGGTAGCGGCATCGAGACGATGAAGATGGATATGGGAGGCGCAGCGGCAACCCTGGGTGCGGCAAAAGCAATTGGGCACCTGAAGCCAGATGTTGAAGTTCACTTTATCAGTGCAGCCACGGAAAACATGATTAGTGGCACAGCGATGCACCCAGGCGACATCCTCACCGCCTCTAATGGTAAGACGATTGAAGTTAACAACACCGATGCTGAAGGACGCCTGACGCTAGCCGATGCCTTGGTGTTTGCCGAAAAATTAGGCGTGGATGCGATCGTTGATTTAGCCACGCTAACCGGTGCTTGCATTGTAGCCTTGGGCAATGATATCGGCGGCATCTGGGCAACCGATGATACCGTGGCTTCTCAGTTGAAAGCCGCTGCGGAAGCCGCCGGTGAAAAATTCTGGCAAATGCCGATGGAAGAGAAATACTTCGAGGGTTTGAAGTCACCCATTGCCGACATGAAAAACACCGGCCCACGTGCGGGGGGTTCAATTACAGCCGCTTTGTTCTTAAAGCAGTTTGTCAAAGAAACGCCTTGGGCACACTTAGATGTTGCAGGCCCCGTTTGGGCTGATAAAGAAGACGGCTGCAACAATGCCGGTGCTACAGGCTACCCAGTTCGCACCCTGGTGAATTGGGTACTCACCGACGCTTGA